In Pelagibaculum spongiae, one genomic interval encodes:
- a CDS encoding TIGR01621 family pseudouridine synthase, giving the protein MPQLIFQHDDFYLFHKPHNLSFHQDGDVSGMCQLVNQLTNEALLPVHRLDRMTSGLVLFARNKTAAAALSKGFAERTVKKCYLAISDKKPKKKQGLVKGDMAAGRRGDYKLLRAQDNPAITRFESSSIDEGTRLYLLKPETGKTHQLRVMMKSIGAPILGDNRYYPQTEQSAPTTPTDRGYLHAWMLQFEFASQPWQFFCRPLAGQKFSTETSIQKIDSWQEQLAEANARIF; this is encoded by the coding sequence ATGCCACAGCTTATTTTTCAGCATGACGATTTCTATCTATTTCACAAGCCTCACAACCTGTCATTCCATCAAGATGGTGATGTATCAGGCATGTGCCAATTGGTAAATCAACTCACTAACGAAGCCTTGCTTCCAGTACACCGGTTAGACCGAATGACCTCTGGCCTCGTTTTATTTGCCCGCAATAAAACTGCTGCTGCCGCACTTTCAAAAGGCTTTGCAGAGCGCACAGTTAAAAAATGTTATCTAGCAATTTCTGATAAAAAGCCCAAGAAAAAACAAGGACTGGTAAAAGGAGACATGGCGGCGGGTCGTCGTGGTGATTACAAGCTATTACGCGCTCAAGACAACCCGGCAATTACCCGTTTTGAAAGTAGCTCGATAGACGAAGGCACTCGGCTATATCTGCTGAAACCGGAAACTGGCAAAACGCATCAACTTCGGGTGATGATGAAAAGCATCGGCGCACCAATTCTGGGCGACAACCGCTACTATCCACAAACCGAGCAATCAGCACCCACAACACCAACAGATCGGGGATATTTACATGCCTGGATGCTGCAATTTGAATTTGCCAGTCAGCCATGGCAATTTTTCTGTCGACCACTAGCTGGCCAAAAGTTCTCAACCGAAACTTCAATTCAGAAAATTGATAGCTGGCAAGAGCAGTTAGCCGAAGCTAACGCCCGGATTTTTTAA